The genome window TGAGCAGACAAAAAGAGCAGTTCGGAATAAACAAGAACTGCTCTGAATGTGATTCTTCTCAATTGTACCAATTCGCGGACGTTTAGCCTGAAATGATATGGGGATAGTATTTTCCCTCATTTGATAAAAATTCCAGATTTCGGATAAAACTGTAAGAAATCAATGGAAAAACCGGCCGAAAAAATTTTTTTGGGCATGCTTCGCAGACCTTCCGTTGGGAGGTCTTGAAAAAACAGTATGAATGGAACTGCTGTTTAGCTTGGTTTTGCATATGTCCTTCCGAGTTGTTCCATACTCGCACAGCCACATTCCGGACAGACACGGATATCATAATTCCAGACAGCCTTTAACAGTTCTGCTATAGATAAATCTGTATATTGTCGCTTGAATTTCTGGTATCCTTGTAGTTTGAAAATCAATTTCAGATTTTTTGATTTCATACGGTTATTTAGGAAACCATAGTAACGGATTTTTTGGAATCCTGATGGAAGTACATGCATCAGAAATCTTCGGATGAATTCTGTGTTCGGAAGAGTGATTTCCCGTTTAGGGTCACCGGGTTTTATTCCACGTGCCGAAAAAGTGGTTTCTGATTGTGTGACAGAGAGAATCCTGCTGTTGGAAATAGCAATCTTATGGGTATATCGTCCCAGATATTCGATTGCATTCCCAAAACCATTGAACGTCTCTTTGATGTAAGGACACCAGTCTTTTTCATATAGATTGTTTTTCCATTCTTTCCAACAGTAAGAGTTCTGGAGTTCTTTACAGGAAGAGGAAAAGGACAGCATTCTGTTCCGATAATAATTCTCTAGATGGGCAAGATATTTTCCTTTGAATTTATCGCGAAGCACTTTAACGGGAATAAAAAAAGTCCCTTTGGATTTCCGGATCTTTTGATCAGCAGTCAGACCGCCTCCGGATACGATACAATGCATGTGCACATGATAATCCAGTTCCTGGTTCCACGTGTGAAGAACCTGAATAATGCCGGGCGTTGCTCCGAGATACCTCTGATTTTGGGATAATTCCAGAAGTGTTTCGGCGGAACATCTGTGCAGAAGATTGTACAGGAGTTTCTGATTACAGTAGATCAGGGAGTTCAGTTCATGTGGGAGTGTGAACACCACATGAAAGTAAGGGGTGTCAATGACCTCTGCTCTCCGCTTATCTGCCCAGATTTCCATTCGTACAGCCTGGCAGTTGGGGCAGTTCCGATTCCGGCAGGAATTGTGGTGGACTTGCGTATGTCCACAGACTGTACATTGGCTGATGTTACAGCCGAGTTTTCCGGTTTTACAGTTAAGGATGGCATGAGAAGTCTTTTCCTGAACACCGGACTGGTGATGTAAGGCAGAAAAATTTTCATAGGAATAGTGCCAGATTTGGGAAATTTTACTGTTTGTCAACAAGAGCACCTCCAAACTGGTCAAAAGGACTAAGTGCCGCCTGTACCCCATTACTGGCAAGATGGACATAAATAGTGGTGGATAACAGTGATTTATGTCCAAGGAGCTCTTTGATTGTGAGCAGGTCAGTGCCATTTTCATAAAGATGGGTGCCAAAAGCATGGCGAAACGAGTGGCAGGTGAGTTTCTCATTCCAACGAAAAGTTTTGCGGTATTGCACAAATTTATTAGAGAAACTAGTAGAGCTATAGGGTGCATTTTCCTTTCGGTTCGCAGGGAAAAGCCAGTTTTTGGGTTTTCCACATTGGAACCAATAAGCAGTAAGTAAATCCAGGGCATACTTTGAAAGGATAGCGTACCTGGAAGAACGGTTCTTTGCATGCCGGATAAAGATCCTCATCTGTTTGCGGTCGATATCCTCATAACGGAGGGAACAGACTTCACCGAGACGAAGCCCGGAAGAATACATGAGAACAAGCATGGTTTTTTCTTTTATATCAGGGATATCGGAAAAATAACCAGAGATTTCTTCTCTTGTAGGGACAAACGGGATATAAGTGTCGAACTTACGTAGGGGGAGGTGGGTAGCATCCCAGGGCTTATGAAGAACATACATGGTAAAAAAACGGAGCTGGGAAATCGCACAGTTAATGGTGCGGTCAGACAGGTTTCTGCTATATGAAAGCCATCTGACAAAATCACGCAGTTCTGACCATGTCACTTCTTCAGGCTGTTTATGAAGAAAGCATTCAAGATAGTCCAGGTAAGCGCGAATGTAGGTACAGTAAGCAGATAAGGTATGGTCAGTAAGACCGCGAAGGGAAATCATTTCCCGAAAAGTATTGAAATATTTGTCCATGATAAAAAACTCCTTTGTGATGAAATGAAAAGTAATGTATTCCTCACGCAAGAAGGCGGTGGACGAATAAAAAAATAAGATAAGTAGTTGTTGAGTTTAAAAATCCATGATAAACTAAGCATAGCAGTTTTCTTGTATTGTTTTAGGTTGTCTTGTGGTGATTCAACAATAAAACAAATATAAAAAAACTGCTACTTTTATTTTGAGAAAAATGAAATTTTCAAGAAAAAGTAGTGGAATCACGTACTTAGGGCTAGCCGTCGCGTTAGCGACTTGGTACAATAATTTATATGGAAGCATAGCTCAGCTGGGATGAGCGTTCGCCTCACACGCGAGAGGTCATGGGTTCGAGCCCCGTTGCTTCCATTTTTTGATGGAATCCTTTAAAACTGCAGGTCCCAGTAACCATGCGGGTTTTGAGGTTTTCTATGTGGAAATTTTACTATCCTGATAGACATGTTTTTTCTTGGTTATGCAACACAAAATGTAACGCGAAAATAGAGGGGCATTCTTTGAAATAACGAAGCTGCCGTCGGCAATGACGGCGGCTTCAGCCTTACATTGAATACATTTATACTATCATTTATTGATTAAATGTAGAACATCGAACTTCATTTGTTTTTATTTAAGTTCTCGAAAAATATTAATTTCCCAGTTTTCATAATGAAAACTGGGAAATTAATATTTACTTTATTTCTTATTAAATCTTTATACTTTTTAATTCACTCAATATGGAACGCAAATAGCATACCCCTTAATATGCCCACTTGCACTCCAAATATAATATGTTAAAAAACAGAACCAATATCTTAGATAATTTTCAAATCACTTTTGGCGATTGTGTTTTATGCATACTTAACTTCAATTTTGGGCTTTTTTCCACATATGCGTTCATCCCCATATCCACCATCGCCTTTTTTTGCTTATTTGCCTTAACTTTTTTGAAACAATTTCGTTCTAATACGTTTTTCATAGAATACCTCCTCTCGCCTTAAATAGTTCAGGAACTTTCTCATGTAACTGCTGGGTATAGTTAAGAATAAGATTTGATAAAGCCTCCTGATTTTCATTTGTTACTTTTATTTCATTCTTACTGTCAAAGGCTACTATCGAATCAATATTTCCATCTTCACTAAAAGTCGGACATACTATAATAAACCTCAAATCACTAGTTTTGTTTTTCTGATAATCGTTTAAATTGTAATCTTTTTCATTACTAATAATTAAATTATCATCGTAGACCATTCTTCTAAAAGAAAAGCACTCTCCAACTAATCCTTGTTTATCAGCCTCAGGCAACACCTGAAACTTCAGATTGTTTGTCACTCCCGCTTCAGCCAGACCATCAATATTTTTAATACAAAAATAGAGTTCTTTTTCTTTTGAAAAAAAATTTTTTAAGTTCAACCAAATGCTTCTCTTTGGAACAAAAATACGGATATTTATATCACAATACTCTTTCCCTAAGCTTTTTGTTAAAGCCGCCACCATTATCTCTTTCGTATATTTCATTAACTCTGTGGCTTGCCTTCTATGTATGCTTTCCTTTATTTCAGCCATAATTAGATTTGATGTTAACAATACGAAAGTTAAAGATATGCCTAGAAAAGAAAAAGCATTTTTTAAAAACTCAACATCAATACCCGCTCCAACATATTGTTGTTTTTGCGCCCATTCAAGAACATTCGTCGAACCTAAAAAACTAAATAAAGCGGGAATTAACGAAAATATAACACCTCTTACCAATATAGCTTTTATGCTTCTCATCTTGCCGCCTCATATAATTATATTATATCATGAAATTGATGAATTATCCACATGATTTTTATAGTTATCCACACCATCCTTTGCGTTTTCCACACCTACTCTATGTTTTATGTGGATATATTAGCACATTTCCAATGTATTTTCAATAAGAGCGTAGTACTTGTCGAAATATGGCGAATTCGTTTTACAAACATAATATATACTTTTAACGCATAAAGCCCCGTGGTGAAAGTAACCAAAGATTTATAGCCAATGCCGAGAAATAGGATTTTCTCCATTTGTTATAGAAAAACCGCAGGCTCCAACTCAATAAACTGCTGTTTTATCATGCTCATCACATTTTCCTCTAAAAATGCTTTTTCTGCGCATGCTTCCCATAATCTAAGCGAGCTTTGAACCTCCGTAATAATTTTTTTCGCTTTCGCTTTTGATAAGTTCATTGCGCTGCCGCATTTATAAAAATCATCTAATGTAAAATGTTCCGCTTTCCCATTCATTGTCATCTGATGTCTGGCAAGCCAATGGTTTGATGCATCGTTTGCGTATGTAATATCATAAGCCGGGGCCAGATGCCATTTTCCTGCCTTGTCCATTAAAAATGAAATATTTTTCACATGGTCATCCTGGTTCCTGGCAAGTATATTAAAGGTCATTCTGCGAAACAACTGTTCAATGGCTTTTTGTCCTAAATGAAGTCGATTCATAATATAAGCCGCCTGCTCATAACTATATGCTCCCGGCATATTATAATCGTAATGCGCCATCGCCCCCAATGATTGCATATGAATCTTCTTACCTTCCTTATCCCGATCAAAACGTTTCGTCATGAAGTGATAGTGTCCAGACTCCTGATACAGTTGGCACTCATTCATGACAATGCCTGCTGCTTTTGCCATCAAATAGTAAGCATATTCTATTCTCGTATAGGCCGGGCTATCCGCCTTCTCTCCTTTATCTTTATTATTTTCCACGCCATCAAATTTAATCAGCCAATACTCATAGCCGTTTCCAGCATCAATCTGCCCTGACCGCACATCTCTCGTTTTGGGGTTCCATGCTATAATTGCTTTTGCTCTTGCACCGCCCGCTGAGGTTCCCACATTGATAATCTGTTCCATTGTACGTTCGTCTGCTCGTATATGAACATTTTCCCTTTCCAACAAAATCGCGGATGCCAATTCTACCAGCGCACTAATGTTGATAGATGTATCCGTCACCTTGGCGTAATCTTTTTGCGGAGCATACTCAAGGGCACCCATTCCACGCTTCCCTGTATATAAAAGTCGTTCCACTGCCGTTAGAGAACGAATATCCCGTCCTTGCTCTTCCAGATAGCGCTCTATCAATTTTGTTCCAAATTTGTCTGGAAGCGAATCTGCAAGAAGGCCCGGAAGACCGTGAAATGTTTCCTTTGCCAATGCCGGGAAGGAATAAATCCTCTCCGACAGAGGCATAGCAATCGGTGCCACTTCGATTTGGCTTAGCAAAAAATTCCTGTCATAATTAAATCTTGGCACATCGCCAATCCCTTCCTGTGCTACTGCCCCAATTCGCGTTCCCCATAAATATACTTCCGCAACGTTCATTCTTCATCACCCCATGTCCACATTTTATGATCCGGGCTCTTCCTTACTCCCGTAACACGTTTTCTCTTCTTGCCTATATCCACCATTTCCGTCGGCGCAAGCTCCTGTTCCTGAAGAAGTAAATTCAGGTTTTCCAATACGCCCAATACACGAAGCACATTCAACATACTATCTAAATAAACGCTTTCCCCTTTTTCCATCCGAACAATTGTTCTAATTGCCACTCCGGATTGTTCTGCCATACCTGCCTGAGTTATCTGCATCCTGATTCTGGTATCCCGGATTCTCTGACCAAGTTCCATCATAATTGTCTCGTTATTTTCATTTCCATAAATTGTCACAGCAATATTCTCCTATCCGAAAATGTCATATCTGTCACTTATTGTACCAAGTCGCTAACGCGACGGCTAGCCCTAAGTACGTGATTCCACTACTTTTTCTTGAAAATTTCATTTTTCTCAAAATAAAAGTAGCAGTTTTTTTATATTTGTTTTATTGTTGAATCACCACAAGACAACCTAAAACAATACAAGAAAACTGCTATGCTTAGTTTATCATGGATTTTTAAACTCAACAACTACTTATCTTATTTTTTTATTCGTCCACCGCCTTCTTGCGTGAGGAATACATTACTTTTCATTTCATCACAAAGGAGTTTTTTATCATGGACAAATATTTCAATACTTTTCGGGAAATGATTTCCCTTCGCGGTCTTACTGACCATACCTTATCTGCTTACTGTACCTACATTCGCGCTTACCTGGACTATCTTGAATGCTTTCTTCATAAACAGCCTGAAGAAGTGACATGGTCAGAACTGCGTGATTTTGTCAGATGGCTTTCATATAGCAGAAACCTGTCTGACCGCACCATTAACTGTGCGATTTCCCAGCTCCGTTTTTTTACCATGTATGTTCTTCATAAGCCCTGGGATGCTACCCACCTCCCCCTACGTAAGTTCGACACTTATATCCCGTTTGTCCCTACAAGAGAAGAAATCTCTGGTTATTTTTCCGACATCCCTGATATAAAAGAAAAAACCATGCTTGTTCTCATGTATTCTTCCGGGCTTCGTCTCGGTGAAGTCTGTTCCCTCCGTTATGAGGATATCGACCGCAAACAGATGAGGATCTTTATCCGGCATGCAAAGAACCGTTCTTCCAGGTACGCTATCCTTTCAAAGTATGCCCTGGATTTACTTACTGCTTATTGGTTCCAATGTGGAAAACCCAAAAACTGGCTTTTCCCTGCGAACCGAAAGGAAAATGCACCCTATAGCTCTACTAGTTTCTCTAATAAATTTGTGCAATACCGCAAAACTTTTCGTTGGAATGAGAAACTCACCTGCCACTCGTTTCGCCATGCTTTTGGCACCCATCTTTATGAAAATGGCACTGACCTGCTCACAATCAAAGAGCTCCTTGGACATAAATCACTGTTATCCACCACTATTTATGTCCATCTTGCCAGTAATGGGGTACAGGCGGCACTTAGTCCTTTTGACCAGTTTGGAGGTGCTCTTGTTGACAAACAGTAAAATTTCCCAAATCTGGCACTATTCCTATGAAAATTTTTCTGCCTTACATCACCAGTCCGGTGTTCAGGAAAAGACTTCTCATGCCATCCTTAACTGTAAAACCGGAAAACTCGGCTGTAACATCAGCCAATGTACAGTCTGTGGACATACGCAAGTCCACCACAATTCCTGCCGGAATCGGAACTGCCCCAACTGCCAGGCTGTACGAATGGAAATCTGGGCAGATAAGCGGAGAGCAGAGGTCATTGACACCCCTTACTTTCATGTGGTGTTCACACTCCCACATGAACTGAACTCCCTGATCTACTGTAATCAGAAACTCCTGTACAATCTTCTGCACAGATGTTCCGCCGAAACACTTCTGGAATTATCCCAAAATCAGAGGTATCTCGGAGCAACGCCCGGCATTATTCAGGTTCTTCACACGTGGAACCAGGAACTGGATTATCATGTGCACATGCATTGTATCGTATCCGGAGGCGGTCTGACTGCTGATCAAAAGATCCGGAAATCCAAAGGGATTTTTTTTATTCCCGTTAAAGTGCTTCGCGATAAATTCAAAGGAAAATATCTTGCCCATCTAGAGAATTATTATCGGAACAGAATGCTGTCCTTTTCCTCTTCCTGTAAAGAACTCCAGAACTCTTACTGTTGGAAAGAATGGAAAAACAATCTATATGAAAAAGACTGGTGTCCTTACATCAAAGAGACGTTCAATGGTTTTGGGAATGCAATCGAATATCTGGGACGATATACCCATAAGATTGCTATTTCCAACAGCAGGATTCTCTCTGTCACACAATCAGAAACCACTTTTTCGGCACGTGGAATAAAACCCGGTGACCCTAAACGGGAAATCACTCTTCCGAACACAGAATTCATCCGAAGATTTCTGATGCATGTACTTCCATCAGGATTCCAAAAAATCCGTTACTATGGTTTCCTAAATAACCGTATGAAATCAAAAAATCTGAAATTGATTTTCAAACTACAAGGATACCAGAAATTCAAGCGACAATATACAGATTTATCTATAGCAGAACTGTTAAAGGCTGTCTGGAATTATGATATCCGTGTCTGTCCGGAATGTGGCTGTGCGAGTATGGAACAACTCGGAAGGACATATGCAAAACCAAGCTAAACAGCAGTTCCATTCATACTGTTTTTTCAAGACCTCCCAACGGAAGGTCTGCGAAGCATGCCCAAAAAAATTTTTTCGGCCGGTTTTTCCATTGATTTCTTACAGTTTTATCCGAAATCTGGAATTTTTATCAAATGAGGGAAAATACTATCCCCATATCATTTCAGGCTAAACGTCCGCGAATTGGTACAATTGAGAAGAATCACATTCAGAGCAGTTCTTGTTTATTCCGAACTGCTCTTTTTGTCTGCTCAGAATCTGATACTTCTCTAAAGAATTATATCACAATTGACTTTAATACGTCAATTGTGGCATATTATGTTTATCCCCCAGATTTTCTTTTTTATTTCTGCTTAATAAATCATTAATAAATTTTCGATTTCTTTTAGAATCTAATCATATTTTAGACACATTTAGGGGATATACCCTGACTTTTGCAGGAAAAATAAGCTAAAAAAGGCCGCAAGTCCAGTATTTATGCTGGTTTGCGGCCTTGACATTTTGTCATTTTTTCATAGGGATTTTTCTATTTTTTTGTATCCGCCAAAATTTTTTTTATTTCTCCAAGTGTACGGATCCGTTTGCTGAAATCAATGTTCATCACTTTGCCTATATCTTTAAGTGTTTCATCATAATAGTCGAACAGATAATAATTCTGTTGGAGCAGACTACATTCCGCTTTTGAAAGCGCATCTAGTATAGTTCCAATGCTGTACTTTCTCTCTAGCTTCATTTCTAGTATCCTGGCAATGGTAAGTGCAACAAAGCAGGTAAGAAAGTGCGCTTCGATGTGTTCTTTTGTCCAAACATATACAGGCCTGGCTTCCAGTTCGCTTTTGGTGACTTTAAAGGACTCTTCAATTCTCCAAAGTCCTCGATATATGTCTATTATCTCATCATCTGATGTTTCCATCTCACTGGTCAGAAGCATGTAATAACCGTCAAATGCTTCTTCTTCCCTGAGCTTTTCTTCATCGATATCCAGAATGGAAGAAGCAGTAAGGATTTCCCCGGTTTCTTTATCAAAATCTATTTTTTTTATATACTTTGCTGCTCCATAGGAAGTGGATCTTTTGTAGTTGCCGGGATTTGCAGCAAGCTCTCTTGCTTTTGCCAGTGCAGCTTCCCGTTCGGCTTTTGCTCGTTTTGCATATTTTGCGCTCCAGAATACGACTTGTTTTTCATCTACCTGTTTGTTGAGTTTTTTCCCGGTAACAGAGGTTACCCGGATAGTCCTCGGATACCTTCTGGATTTTCTTTTATATTCTTTGTCAAGCCATTCATAACCATTTTCATCCAAAACATAATCCTTTATACTTTTTTCAGCTCCCCGGATGGACATGCTGAACACGTAGCCATCATGAGTGGGAGTATTTATGGTGTACCAGATATTATCCCCGGTAGTCATTCCTTTATCTGCCACAGAGATTACCCGTCCAAGATCAAACTGTTTTTTGATGCGCCCGAAGTTTGGCCGGTAGGTAAGGCAGTCATTGGTATTCCCAGGAAAAAGTTCATAAGTGATGGGAATACCATTTTGATCCATGAAAAGGCCCATCTGGATAATCGGGTTGGGGCGATGTTCTTTGGAAACGCCTTTATGCAG of Roseburia hominis contains these proteins:
- a CDS encoding IS91 family transposase, encoding MGYRRHLVLLTSLEVLLLTNSKISQIWHYSYENFSALHHQSGVQEKTSHAILNCKTGKLGCNISQCTVCGHTQVHHNSCRNRNCPNCQAVRMEIWADKRRAEVIDTPYFHVVFTLPHELNSLIYCNQKLLYNLLHRCSAETLLELSQNQRYLGATPGIIQVLHTWNQELDYHVHMHCIVSGGGLTADQKIRKSKGIFFIPVKVLRDKFKGKYLAHLENYYRNRMLSFSSSCKELQNSYCWKEWKNNLYEKDWCPYIKETFNGFGNAIEYLGRYTHKIAISNSRILSVTQSETTFSARGIKPGDPKREITLPNTEFIRRFLMHVLPSGFQKIRYYGFLNNRMKSKNLKLIFKLQGYQKFKRQYTDLSIAELLKAVWNYDIRVCPECGCASMEQLGRTYAKPS
- a CDS encoding type II toxin-antitoxin system HipA family toxin → MNVAEVYLWGTRIGAVAQEGIGDVPRFNYDRNFLLSQIEVAPIAMPLSERIYSFPALAKETFHGLPGLLADSLPDKFGTKLIERYLEEQGRDIRSLTAVERLLYTGKRGMGALEYAPQKDYAKVTDTSINISALVELASAILLERENVHIRADERTMEQIINVGTSAGGARAKAIIAWNPKTRDVRSGQIDAGNGYEYWLIKFDGVENNKDKGEKADSPAYTRIEYAYYLMAKAAGIVMNECQLYQESGHYHFMTKRFDRDKEGKKIHMQSLGAMAHYDYNMPGAYSYEQAAYIMNRLHLGQKAIEQLFRRMTFNILARNQDDHVKNISFLMDKAGKWHLAPAYDITYANDASNHWLARHQMTMNGKAEHFTLDDFYKCGSAMNLSKAKAKKIITEVQSSLRLWEACAEKAFLEENVMSMIKQQFIELEPAVFL
- a CDS encoding IS1634 family transposase; its protein translation is MHLKKTPNPKGRIRLSIVDSYYDKEKKYARQKTIESLGWLDELEKQYDDPIAHFTKRVEQLKAEKKARQAPINFTFFDSDRLCVGDDFRKNFGYAALSKIYHELGIHTFLINRQRHSKEQYDANTIMKMLVYSRLLFPASKKSSYDNRHRFFEKTDYSLDDVYRCLTLLDKQKENLQFWLNDRIKKNYGRDTSLIYYDVTNYYFESDRQDDFLHKGVSKEHRPNPIIQMGLFMDQNGIPITYELFPGNTNDCLTYRPNFGRIKKQFDLGRVISVADKGMTTGDNIWYTINTPTHDGYVFSMSIRGAEKSIKDYVLDENGYEWLDKEYKRKSRRYPRTIRVTSVTGKKLNKQVDEKQVVFWSAKYAKRAKAEREAALAKARELAANPGNYKRSTSYGAAKYIKKIDFDKETGEILTASSILDIDEEKLREEEAFDGYYMLLTSEMETSDDEIIDIYRGLWRIEESFKVTKSELEARPVYVWTKEHIEAHFLTCFVALTIARILEMKLERKYSIGTILDALSKAECSLLQQNYYLFDYYDETLKDIGKVMNIDFSKRIRTLGEIKKILADTKK
- a CDS encoding tyrosine-type recombinase/integrase; translation: MDKYFNTFREMISLRGLTDHTLSAYCTYIRAYLDYLECFLHKQPEEVTWSELRDFVRWLSYSRNLSDRTINCAISQLRFFTMYVLHKPWDATHLPLRKFDTYIPFVPTREEISGYFSDIPDIKEKTMLVLMYSSGLRLGEVCSLRYEDIDRKQMRIFIRHAKNRSSRYAILSKYALDLLTAYWFQCGKPKNWLFPANRKENAPYSSTSFSNKFVQYRKTFRWNEKLTCHSFRHAFGTHLYENGTDLLTIKELLGHKSLLSTTIYVHLASNGVQAALSPFDQFGGALVDKQ
- a CDS encoding IS91 family transposase, with the translated sequence MSILPVMGYRRHLVLLTSLEVLLLTNSKISQIWHYSYENFSALHHQSGVQEKTSHAILNCKTGKLGCNISQCTVCGHTQVHHNSCRNRNCPNCQAVRMEIWADKRRAEVIDTPYFHVVFTLPHELNSLIYCNQKLLYNLLHRCSAETLLELSQNQRYLGATPGIIQVLHTWNQELDYHVHMHCIVSGGGLTADQKIRKSKGTFFIPVKVLRDKFKGKYLAHLENYYRNRMLSFSSSCKELQNSYCWKEWKNNLYEKDWCPYIKETFNGFGNAIEYLGRYTHKIAISNSRILSVTQSETTFSARGIKPGDPKREITLPNTEFIRRFLMHVLPSGFQKIRYYGFLNNRMKSKNLKLIFKLQGYQKFKRQYTDLSIAELLKAVWNYDIRVCPECGCASMEQLGRTYAKPS
- a CDS encoding tyrosine-type recombinase/integrase; amino-acid sequence: MDKYFNTFREMISLRGLTDHTLSAYCTYIRAYLDYLECFLHKQPEEVTWSELRDFVRWLSYSRNLSDRTINCAISQLRFFTMYVLHKPWDATHLPLRKFDTYIPFVPTREEISGYFSDIPDIKEKTMLVLMYSSGLRLGEVCSLRYEDIDRKQMRIFIRHAKNRSSRYAILSKYALDLLTAYWFQCGKPKNWLFPANRKENAPYSSTSFSNKFVQYRKTFRWNEKLTCHSFRHAFGTHLYENGTDLLTIKELLGHKSLLSTTIYVHLASNGVQAALSPFDQFGGALVDKQ